The following proteins come from a genomic window of Pseudochaenichthys georgianus chromosome 17, fPseGeo1.2, whole genome shotgun sequence:
- the LOC139435623 gene encoding zinc finger and SCAN domain-containing protein 31-like produces the protein MERETVCLTEFAGKGDLVNMSKVQMLLSLKKQRLTVEEIFALFEKTIAEYEEELFLSKEENKRLQKLLDAVLQPQLRIHRADVQLLVVVKEELLPDHQEDPGPPTHIKQEQEELRISQEGEQLQELEEADITKSTFTPDTVKSEDDKEKPQSSQPHQRQTEHMETEADGDDCRGPEAARNSDPESSLQPKTKDDTAESSEPDTEDSADWKETREPASGSNSLKNRHESVSDPRRSAENKPFSCSVCKKAFSQSAYLKAHMRIHTGEKPHSCSICKKAFSHCGSLKAHIRIHTGEKPFSCSVCTKSFAQSGHLKEHKIVHTGEKPFSCSVCKKYFTMKRNVKRHMRVHTVEKPHSCSVCKKTFSLSDSLKTHMRVHTGEEI, from the exons atggagagagaaacggtgtgtttaacggagtttgcaggaaaaggtgatctagtaaacatgagtaaagtccaaatgctgctgtcgttgaagaagcagcgactcacggttgaagagatatttgctctgtttgaaaaaACGATAGCAGAGTACGAGGAGGAGCTgtttctttccaaagaggagaacaagagactccagaaactactggacgctgttttacagcctcagcttcggatacacagagcag atgtccagctgctggtggtggttaagGAAGAGCTTCTCCCTGACCACCAGGAGGATCCAGGGCCCCCCACACACATTAAGCAGGAGcaggaggaactcaggatcagtcaggagggagagcagcttcaggagctggaggaggctgatatcaccaagtccactttcactcctgacactgtgaagagtgaagatgataaagagaaacctcagtcctcacagcctcatcaaagacaaactgaacacatggaaacagaagctgatggagatgactgtcgaggaccagaagcagccaggaactcagatccagagagcagtttacaaccaaagactaAGGACGATACTGCAGagtcttctgaacctgacactgaagacagtgctgattggaaagagaccagagaacctgcatcaggctcaaactcactgaaaaatagacatgaatctgtcagtgatccacgacgtagtgctgaaaataaaccattcagctgctcagtctgtaagaaagctttttcacagagtgcatatttaaaggcacacatgagaatccacacaggagagaaaccacacagctgctcaatctgtaagaaagctttttcacattgtggaagtttaaaggcacacataagaatccacacaggagagaaaccctttAGCTGCTCAGTTTGTACCAAATCTTTTGCACAGAGTGgacatttaaaggaacacaagatagtccacacaggagagaaaccattcagctgctcagtctgtaagaaatattttacaatgaaaagaaatgtaaaacgacacatgagagtccacacagtagagaaaccacacagttgctcagtctgtaaaaaaacgttttcactGAGTGAtagtttaaagacacacatgagagtccacacaggagaggaaatatAG